Proteins from a single region of Argopecten irradians isolate NY chromosome 7, Ai_NY, whole genome shotgun sequence:
- the LOC138328569 gene encoding uncharacterized protein, whose product MTAKTQKDGRRLQPRTVGGRRQPNIKPMRRLSATKRIRPDTMKGITSNIATRSQTKIRRPTHRYYKVSKQIKQTSNRDLKSVDKNRQENKLLITENTEKQNETTTMSEVVNRQGDNQEQAPHQGMSVSVTEQSKSLRAVRATKPDYAQLAGIKRRSPVSGPPFPELPRFARKARRRCTVAGKRARLQDTEHGHQTESSNPSEGLSATVEDRSSLKESQAPCEVEVAKKTNNEHSHQRRKTDRNPLLERDSQQKVRKRLVKNGTQQKAGNVNVSHTAETLRPEETLDDVSSVKTDKVETSNQTSAVPASDDEVVEKSNDSKDDTSCELEYYVTEAQTSPEFVKYFHESRRRPSPDPEVYDWPKEWLPKSDTPLVSADTSALEIDPPKTKPPYHVFENNFYLQSPPKPRSEMERWKFKFDYYPQVEQARLQKIKDTEQRLLAELPAGSRVTKKEKHAIKRQARQMVDTEEYIEKLAKYNEQKDRNMEIMREVYRERNLGEPLDTNDIAEMAMDIKNKVYLKSMRIAYPEHVLVEDNGNEDKNGNPFFSSPRVDTITNEARRATNKSLQESEAALERDLGVVFDDAEIRPASGVNYIYESYKRERNRALDHSYTDSQTSHTMHAEPREAGNDPAKRMSLWFGHKKHRKLQEYERQKYVEHNQNSSNANDSGSSCSKDTRADSCSIGVNGSNYSDEEEIDDVPSQPRMTMWYGHNHNIGEDEDEAVNAVCTGSRKRTFDKIYDDDEEVKEMSENGAKVAEDFTFTRTVPFLQLTTEDIPLRVRTQAYKFQRTALDYTRDCSFDH is encoded by the exons ATGACAGCAAAAACGCAGAAAGATGGCCGAAGGCTACAGCCAAGGACAGTCGGCGGCCGAAGACAACCAAACATCAAACCAATG AGGAGATTGTCTGCTACCAAAAGAATTCGACCAGATACCATGAAAGGGATAACTTCAAATATTGCTACAAGGTCCCAAACAAAAATTCGTCGACCCACTCATCGTTACTATAAGGTATCCAAACAAATCAAGCAGACCTCCAATAGAGACCTTAAATCGGTAGATAAGAACAGACAGGAGAACAAGCTTCTCATAACCGAAAATACAGAGAAGCAAAATGAGACAACCACAATGTCCGAAGTGGTGAACAGACAAGGAGATAATCAGGAGCAGGCTCCCCACCAAGGAATGTCCGTCAGTGTCACGGAGCAGTCAAAGTCACTGCGTGCAGTGCGTGCTACAAAACCTGACTACGCTCAGTTAGCTGGAATAAAG CGTCGCTCTCCAGTATCCGGACCGCCTTTTCCAGAATTACCACGATTCGCTCGGAAGGCCAGGAGACGTTGCACTGTCGCTGGCAAAAGGGCAAGGCTGCAGGACACAGAACATGGACATCAGACCGAATCTTCAAATCCATCTGAAGGACTGTCAGCGACTGTCGAAGATCGGTCATCTCTTAAAGAATCACAGGCACCATGCGAAGTAGAGGTAGCCAAGAAAACCAACAACGAGCATTCGCACCAGCGCCGTAAGACTGACAGGAATCCATTACTGGAAAGAGACAGTCAACAGAAAGTCAGAAAGAGACTTGTCAAGAACGGCACCCAACAGAAGGCTGGTAACGTCAACGTGAGTCACACTGCTGAGACGCTTAGACCCGAAGAGACGCTTGATGATGTGTCTTCTGTAAAAACCGACAAGGTCGAGACGTCCAATCAGACGAGTGCAGTCCCAGCATCCGACGACGAGGTTGTAGAGAAGTCCAATGATTCTAAAGATGATACCTCGTGTGAACTGGAATATTACGTAACCGAGGCTCAAACATCTCCAGAATTCGTCAAATATTTCC ACGAGAGCAGACGCCGCCCCAGCCCCGACCCTGAGGTATATGACTGGCCGAAGGAATGGCTCCCTAAATCTGACACCCCACTGGTATCCGCCGATACATCTGCTCTGGAG ATTGACCCACCGAAAACAAAGCCACCTTACCATGTCTTTGAGAACAATTTCTACCTCCAGTCACCTCCAAAACCCAGATCGGAGATGGAACGCTGGAAGTTTAAGTTTGACTACTATCCACAAGTCGAACAGGCTCG ACTACAGAAAATCAAAGACACGGAACAGCGTTTGTTGGCAGAACTTCCGGCGGGTAGTCGCGTcacaaagaaagaaaaacacgCCATAAAAAGACAAGCCAGGCAAATGGTCGATACGGAGGAATACATTGAAAAGCTGGCAAAATATAATGAACAGAAAGACAGAAATATGGAG ATAATGAGAGAAGTATATAGAGAACGGAACCTTGGCGAACCCCTGGATACAAACGATATTGCTGAAATGGCGATGGATATCAAAAACAAGGTCTATCTGAAATCCATGAGGATCGCATATCCGGAACACGTTCTCGTGGAGGACAACGGGAATGAGGATAAAAATGGCAATCCATTCTTCTCTTCTCCGAGGGTTGACACGATCACAAACGAGGCTAGGAGAGCCACGAACAAGTCTTTACAGGAGAGTGAGGCAGCTTTGGAGAGAGATTTGGGAGTAGTTTTTGACGATGCCGAGATCAGACCTGCATCCGGTGTAAATTACATCTACGAATCATACAAAAGGGAGAGAAATCGAGCATTGGACCATTCGTATACTGACAGTCAAACATCACACACGATGCATGCTGAACCCCGAGAGGCCGGGAATGACCCTGCCAAACGAATGTCTTTGTGGTTTGGTCATAAAAAACACCGAAAGTTACAAGAGTACGAACGTCAGAAATATGTCGAACATAACCAAAACAGCAGTAACGCAAATGATAGCGGGTCAAGTTGTTCTAAAGACACAAGAGCCGATAGTTGTAGCATAGGAGTGAATGGATCCAATTATAGCGATGAAGAAGAAATTGATGATGTCCCGTCGCAGCCACGAATGACGATGTGGTATGGCCACAATCATAACATCGGCGAAGACGAAGATGAGGCTGTGAATGCTGTGTGCACCGGAAGTCGGAAGAGgacatttgataaaatttacGATGACGATGAAGAGGTGAAGGAAATGAGCGAGAATGGGGCTAAGGTCGCTGAAGATTTTACATTTACCAGAACAGTGCCCTTCTTACAACTCACCACAGAGGACATTCCGCTGAGAGTTCGAACCCAGGCCTACAAGTTCCAGAGAACAGCACTAGATTACACAAGGGATTGCTCTTTTGATCATTAA